The genome window CCCAGTTCAGCCATGCCTTTTGGTGGTGAAGTTTCTGATAGCGGAGGTAAGTAATCAATGGTTTGCTGCCAAACCGCAACATCTTTTGCTCGCGGCAGGACATAGCGATTAAAGTTCCATGTTCCGTTACCTGGCCCATCTTCATACAGTGGTAATTCTTCCATCAATGCGTGGCCAATACCCATCGCGGTCCCCCCTTGAATTTGGCCTGAAACCAATTCAGGGACAATCATCGTACCGGGGTCCATAATCATATGATGGCGCATGACATCGACCTCACCCGTCATGGTGTTGACATTGAGCTCGACTAGGCAAGAAGCGGGTGTGACCGTTGTTGGGTCCGCTTTTGCGCGTTGTGTTGGTGGGTAATAGGCAATTTTACGTTTAATAAAATGGTAACCGCCAGTGGTCATCTGTTTTTTCAGTTCCTGCGGCGCACCGTCACCATAACGAACGGATATTGCATCAAGAGGGAGGTTTTTCAAACCGACAGTTGGGATATCGAACTCTGCGCGAGCCCACTGCCAGCTTGAATAGCCATGAACAGCAACCCCGGTGATGAGTCCCATCTCATGGGCTCTTTTGGCTAAAATGTCAAAAGGAATGGGTTTCATTCCGCCGCCACCAATACCATCTGGCCCGACACGAATGTCTGCAAATTCAACATTTAAGCCGTTGAAAGCACCGCCACCAGGGCCTTCGCTCCAAATGCTTTTGGCTGCAGGCCATAGGGTATTTTCCAATAAGAAATGGCCCGCTTGGCGTGTACCAAACCCAATATAATAAACACCACTCGATGAACTCATGTCAGGGATCAGAGCAGGTGTCCAATAGGGATCCGTTTTTGACAGTTCGTCTTGTTTTTTCTGGTCTGCCCAACTGGTTTTGAGTGGCAGTTCTGCAAATTCAGTGACCCCAAACTCAACCACATCAGGGGCTTTGCTGAGTGCTTGCCACACCATCACTTGCTGTGCGGTTGTACCACCTGTACCAATCTCTTGCATGCAATGGCGCATAGTGAGTTTACCATTGGTATCAAATTCAAGAGAAAGAATCGTTGGAACACCGCTAGAACCATAAACTTGCTGCACTTGTGCAAAGCCAACGCCGTATAACTTACCGGGGTTTTTCGCTTCATAATCGACTTTGTTTTTCTCACGATCGACCCAAATTGGGTGTTTTTCCGCAAGATTTAACATTTCGACATTGCGTGGGTCACCGGCTATTACACCCCCTTGTGTATTCGGGTAACCTTCTAAAATGGCATTACGGCGGCGCAGTTCAATCGGGTCAATATTGAGGTTATGAGCGATTTCATCGACCATCAATTCAGTGACTGCCATCGATTGTAAGGAACCAAAGCCACGCATTGAGCCCGCTTCGACAGCCGGAGTGGCCATGGCGAGAGCGGTAAGGTCAGATTTAGGGAAATAATAAATAGATTGGGCGCCACGTACCGCAACGTGTGATACGGCAACGGAGAGGTTTTCACGGCCGCCACCATTACAGTTATAAGTGCCTTTTAATACATCAAATTTACCCGTTTTTTTATCACCAATGATGGTGACATCCATTTCAATGGAGTGGCGTTTCATTCCCATCTGGAATTGTTCATAACGGTCATTTGCCATGCGAACAGGCAAGCCATCAGCGTAGAAACTGGCGACCATGGAATAGAAAGGAAAAACCGAATAATCTTTTG of Providencia rettgeri contains these proteins:
- the ndhM_1 gene encoding Nicotinate dehydrogenase medium molybdopterin subunit; translated protein: MSGHISRRNFIKLGTIAGIAVMVGKLPFAIAMELDSDSPSTDWIGQNGKARFRWDGVEKVTGRKNFARDYRAKDIPGWPKKQSYAFMLKATEADKTFEGIDISMLGPNLQPDKVVLQEDLIRDGLNIPQDTSMGKGFYGTNILVPLGDTPPIIGHPVAILIYHDFDKYSAAQRMLRFATNTVKYGTVTGPKPPANYGAARYVRIGGDTPLSPSIFSPYQDSGIKGGFDGNTPIWPPYDPKHAISIPPVIRKDRGGGFIQALHQAEKSPDKQEKAMDYARQIEQEIAAARQDPDKFVIERHGFSQSIDPCAMEPDNCNTWYDAQTKTLHILTATQSPAGVVNAAAELSKHNKHFSVENIVLLTGSTVGYGSKDYSVFPFYSMVASFYADGLPVRMANDRYEQFQMGMKRHSIEMDVTIIGDKKTGKFDVLKGTYNCNGGGRENLSVAVSHVAVRGAQSIYYFPKSDLTALAMATPAVEAGSMRGFGSLQSMAVTELMVDEIAHNLNIDPIELRRRNAILEGYPNTQGGVIAGDPRNVEMLNLAEKHPIWVDREKNKVDYEAKNPGKLYGVGFAQVQQVYGSSGVPTILSLEFDTNGKLTMRHCMQEIGTGGTTAQQVMVWQALSKAPDVVEFGVTEFAELPLKTSWADQKKQDELSKTDPYWTPALIPDMSSSSGVYYIGFGTRQAGHFLLENTLWPAAKSIWSEGPGGGAFNGLNVEFADIRVGPDGIGGGGMKPIPFDILAKRAHEMGLITGVAVHGYSSWQWARAEFDIPTVGLKNLPLDAISVRYGDGAPQELKKQMTTGGYHFIKRKIAYYPPTQRAKADPTTVTPASCLVELNVNTMTGEVDVMRHHMIMDPGTMIVPELVSGQIQGGTAMGIGHALMEELPLYEDGPGNGTWNFNRYVLPRAKDVAVWQQTIDYLPPLSETSPPKGMAELGMIPILPATSNALTHATGKRFYEFPITVDKIKKALS